The proteins below are encoded in one region of Mangifera indica cultivar Alphonso chromosome 7, CATAS_Mindica_2.1, whole genome shotgun sequence:
- the LOC123220501 gene encoding serine carboxypeptidase 1-like, with translation MEHRIGFLGVGNGITDKKFDGKALVPFAHGVGLISDDVFEALSGLNIYNIVQPCFQEPLSQQDGNLNSSLPASFQQLGRLGNHSSEKKNFRPSLVSPD, from the exons ATGGAACACAGGATTG GGTTCCTTGGTGTGGGAAATGGCATCACAGACAAAAAATTTGATGGCAAAGCTCTTGTTCCCTTTGCCCATGGAGTGGGACTTATCTCAGATGATGTATTTGAG GCTCTAAGTGGACTGAATATTTACAACATTGTCCAACCTTGCTTCCAAGAACCTCTGTCACAACAAGATGGCAACCTGAATTCAAGCTTACCGGCGAGCTTCCAGCAGTTAGGGCGACTGGGAAACCACTCGAGTGAGAAAAAGAATTTTCGGCCGAGCTTGGTCTCTCCGGACTAG